A stretch of the Pan troglodytes isolate AG18354 chromosome 20, NHGRI_mPanTro3-v2.0_pri, whole genome shotgun sequence genome encodes the following:
- the CEACAM7 gene encoding carcinoembryonic antigen-related cell adhesion molecule 7 — protein MGSPSACPYRVCIPWQGLLLTASLLTFWNLPNSAQTNIDVVPFNVAEGKEVLLVVHNESQNLYGYNWYKGERVHANYRIIGYVKNRSQENAPGPAHNGRETIYPNGTLLIQNVTHNDAGIYTLHVIKENLVNEEVTSQFYVFSEPPKPSITSNNFNPVENKDIVVLTCQPETQNTTYLWWVNNQSLLVSPRLLLSIDNRTLVLLSATKNDIGPYECEIQNPVGASRSDPVTLNVRHESVQASSPDLSAGTAVSIMIGVLAGMALI, from the exons ATGGGGTCCCCTTCAGCCTGTCCATACAGAGTGTGCATTCCCTGGCAGGGGCTCCTGCTCACAG CCTCACTCTTAACCTTCTGGAACCTGCCAAACAGTGCCCAGACCAATATTGATGTCGTGCCGTTCAATGTCGCAGAAGGGAAGGAGGTCCTTCTAGTAGTCCATAATGAGTCCCAGAATCTTTATGGCTACAACTGGTACAAAGGGGAAAGGGTGCATGCCAACTATCGAATTATAGGATATGtaaaaaatagaagtcaagaaAATGCCCCAGGGCCCGCACACAACGGTCGAGAGACAATATACCCCAATGGAACCCTGCTGATCCAGAACGTCACCCACAATGATGCAGGAATCTATACCCTACAcgttataaaagaaaatcttgtgAATGAAGAAGTAACCAGCCAATTCTACGTATTCT CGGAGCCACCCAAGCCCTCCATCACCAGCAACAACTTCAATCCGGTGGAGAACAAAGATATTGTGGTTTTAACCTGTCAACCTGAGACTCAGAACACAACCTACCTGTGGTGGGTAAACAATCAGAGCCTCCTGGTCAGTCCCAGGCTGCTGCTCTCCATTGACAACAGGACCCTCGTTCTACTCAGCGCCACAAAGAATGACATAGGACCCTATGAATGTGAAATACAGAACCCAGTGGGTGCCAGCCGCAGTGACCCAGTCACCCTGAATGTCCGCC ATGAGTCAGTACAAGCAAGTTCGCCTGACCTCTCAGCTGGGACCGCTGTCAGCATCATGATTGGAGTACTGGCTGGGATGGCTCTGATATAG
- the CEACAM5 gene encoding carcinoembryonic antigen-related cell adhesion molecule 5, producing the protein MESPWAPPYRWCIPWQRLLLTASLLTFWNPPTTAKLTIESTPFNVAEGKEVLLLVHNLPQHLFGYVWYKGERVDANHQIIGYVIGTQQATPGPAYSGRETVYPNASLLIQNIIQNDTGFYTLHIIKSDLVNEEATGQFRVYPELPKPSISSNNSKPVEDKDAVAFTCEPETQDTTYLWWVNNQSLPVSPRLQLSNGNRTLTLFNVTRNDTASYKCETQNPVSAGHSDSVILNVLYGPDAPTISPLNTSYRSGENLNLSCHAASNPPAQYSWFVNGTFQQSTQELFIPNITVNNSGSYTCQAHNSDTGLNRTTVTTITVYAEPPKPFITSNNSNPVEDEDAVALTCEPEIQNTTYLWWVNNQSLPVSPRLQLSNDNRTLTLLSVTRNDVGPYECGIQNELSVDHSDPVILNVLYGPDDPTISPSYTYYRPGVNLSLSCHAASNPPAQYSWLIDGNIQQHTQELFISNITEKNSRLYTCQANNSASGHSRTTVKTITVSAELPKPSISSNNSKPVEDKDAVAFTCEPEAQNTTYLWWVNGQSLPVSPRLQLSNGNRTLTLFNVTRNDTGAYACGIQNSVSANHSDPVTLDVLYGPDTPIISPPDSSYLSGANLNLSCHSASNPSPQYSWRINGIPQQHTQVLFIAKITPNNNGTYACFVSNLATGRNNSIVKSITVSASGTSPGLSAGATVSIMIGVLVGVALI; encoded by the exons ATGGAGTCTCCCTGGGCCCCTCCCTACAGATGGTGCATCCCCTGGCAGAGGCTCCTGCTCACAG CCTCACTTCTAACCTTCTGGAACCCGCCCACCACTGCCAAGCTCACTATTGAATCCACGCCGTTCAATGTCGCAGAGGGGAAGGAGGTGCTTCTACTTGTCCACAATCTGCCCCAGCATCTTTTTGGCTACGTCTGGTACAAAGGGGAAAGAGTGGATGCCAACCATCAAATTATAGGATATGTAATAGGAACTCAACAAGCTACCCCAGGGCCCGCATACAGTGGTCGAGAGACAGTATACCCCAATGCATCCCTGCTGATCCAGAACATCATCCAGAATGACACAGGATTCTATACCCTACACATCATAAAGTCAGATCTTGTGAATGAAGAAGCAACTGGCCAGTTCCGGGTATACC CGGAGCTGCCCAAGCCCTCCATCTCCAGCAACAACTCCAAACCCGTGGAGGACAAGGATGCTGTGGCCTTCACCTGTGAACCTGAGACTCAGGACACAACCTACCTGTGGTGGGTAAACAATCAGAGCCTCCCGGTCAGTCCCAGGCTGCAGCTGTCCAATGGCAACAGGACCCTCACTCTATTCAATGTCACAAGAAATGACACAGCAAGCTACAAATGTGAAACCCAGAACCCAGTGAGTGCCGGGCACAGTGATTCAGTCATCCTGAATGTCCTCT ATGGCCCGGATGCCCCCACCATTTCCCCTCTAAACACATCTTACAGATCAGGGGAAAATCTGAACCTCTCCTGCCACGCAGCCTCTAACCCACCTGCACAGTACTCTTGGTTTGTCAATGGGACTTTCCAGCAATCCACCCAAGAGCTCTTTATCCCCAACATCACTGTGAATAATAGCGGATCCTATACGTGCCAAGCCCATAACTCAGACACTGGCCTCAATAGGACCACAGTCACGACGATCACAGTCTATG CAGAGCCACCCAAACCCTTCATCACCAGCAACAACTCCAACCCCGTGGAGGATGAGGATGCTGTAGCCTTAACCTGTGAACCTGAGATTCAGAACACAACCTACCTGTGGTGGGTAAATAATCAGAGCCTCCCGGTCAGTCCCAGGCTGCAGCTGTCCAATGACAACAGGACCCTCACTCTACTCAGTGTCACAAGGAATGATGTAGGACCCTATGAGTGTGGAATCCAGAACGAATTAAGTGTTGACCACAGCGACCCAGTCATCCTGAATGTCCTCT ATGGCCCAGACGACCCCACCATTTCCCCCTCATACACCTATTACCGTCCAGGGGTAAACCTCAGCCTCTCCTGCCATGCAGCCTCTAACCCACCTGCACAGTATTCTTGGCTGATTGATGGGAACATCCAGCAACACACACAAGAGCTCTTTATCTCCAACATCACTGAGAAGAACAGCAGACTCTATACCTGCCAGGCCAATAACTCAGCCAGTGGCCACAGCAGGACTACAGTCAAGACAATCACAGTCTCTG CGGAGCTGCCCAAGCCCTCCATCTCCAGCAACAACTCCAAACCCGTGGAGGACAAGGATGCTGTGGCCTTCACCTGTGAACCTGAGGCTCAGAACACAACCTACCTGTGGTGGGTAAATGGTCAGAGCCTCCCGGTCAGTCCCAGGCTGCAGCTGTCCAATGGCAACAGGACCCTCACTCTATTCAATGTCACAAGAAATGACACAGGAGCCTATGCATGTGGAATCCAGAACTCAGTGAGTGCAAACCACAGTGACCCAGTCACCCTGGATGTCCTCT ATGGGCCGGACACCCCCATCATTTCCCCCCCAGACTCGTCTTACCTTTCGGGAGCGAACCTCAACCTCTCTTGCCACTCGGCCTCTAACCCATCCCCGCAGTATTCTTGGCGTATCAATGGGATACCGCAGCAACACACACAAGTTCTCTTTATCGCCAAAATCACGCCAAATAATAATGGGACCTATGCCTGTTTTGTCTCTAACTTGGCTACTGGCCGCAATAATTCCATAGTCAAGAGCATCACAGTCTCTG